Part of the Halorubrum lacusprofundi ATCC 49239 genome, GGATGCTTGGAGACAGCGCCTACGACACGCTCGGCTGGCACGACCACCTGCTGGCCGCAGGGGTCGTGCCAGTCGCTCCGTACAACGCACGAAACACCGACGATCCGAAAGACATCGAGTACAGGGTCGAAGCCCGCATCGACGAACACAGCGAGGACGTTCAGCTGAAGCAATCGACGCTAGACGAGACGTACAACCGCCGGAGTGGAGTCGAACGAACCAACGACGCCGTCAAGGACTGCGGCCTCGGGCACGTTCGCGCCCGAGGCCGCGTCCACGCACGAGCACAAGTGTTCCTCGCGCTGTGCCTTCGTCTCGTTATTGCGATCACCAACGACGAACGCGGAGACAATCCAGGAAGCACCGTCATCACGCTATGAGAACTATTCTATGACACCCTCTTGGTTATGAAAAATCTTGTTCAGTTTCTCGCACTCCCCGAGATCGCATTCCTGCTTGGCGGGATCTTTGTCATATTACTCACTCTTGGAGGGTGGTACTTAACCACCCTTCCGGATTAACTACCGAGTCCTCCACTGAATCCCAAGGTTGTTTGCCATTGAATGGGCTGTTGAGCCGACAGCCTCTGAGGCTCCCGTTGCTTGGGTGGCGAGAGAAACCATGAAGAGGTAGTAATTTCCTTCAAAGTAGTCACGGTCGTACACTGGCCCACCAGAATCTCCGGATTGTTGCTCGTTGGATACATGCAGAAGACTGCGTCTCGTGACGCTCGTGCTGCAGTAATTGTCCAAGTATTCTTCGATTACGCCCGTGGTTGGACCGGTAGTGATGCCGCGCTTACGGACTTCGAGATTATTCGCCATCATATCGTCAATACCGTTACTATCCACATATCCCTCGATATAGCCGTTTTCGTCGACAATCGTGTCAGTAAAACCATCGCGCTGCGGTTGTCCTTCCTGATCATCAGCCTCAATATTTGTGAGAGCGGCGTCGTAGTCCTGGAAGTGGTGTTTTACGTGTCCGTAGTAGTCGTCACTTTGATAGGCGTTTTCACCTGTTGGATCTTGGGTAGAGCAGCTATCCTGTACATTCGGATCATCGACCCACAGGTGACGCGCGCCCATTAGATAGAGATTGCCACCGTAGTCCACTCTCGCAGTCGAGGTGGCAGTACCCGTCGAACTATTCTGTTCAACGCCTCCTGGAACCGGATCGTAGTTTCCGTTGTAGTAGGTGTCTTGGTATTCTTCCCGGCGTGTAATGGCAACTGGCACTCCATCGACCTCCTCTGGAATGTCCGCATTAGTTCCCTCAGAACGGTCGACATGAACTCTGACTTCGAAAAATCGATAATTGTCGACAGCTGCGTTGCTCGGACCGTAACCTACTCCCAGGACTCCGGATGACTCTTCTAGGCGGTTGAAGAGTAACTGCTGTCCTCGACGTGCTCGCTCTTTCTGTTCAAACCATTCTTTTGGAACCTGTTTAGTCCGAACAGGTTCTCCCTTCGACCGATGAGTGACGATTCGAACACGATCCCTGCTAGGAGTGGCTCGAGCTTTCCCGATGGCCGTGTTGAGCCCTGCTCCAGAGATGCCGATGGCTCCGAGTGATTTCATGAACTTTCGCCGGTCTATTCCCCTGTTTGCTCGGACTGATCCGAGCCGAGATTGGTCTTCTGTCATGGGTTAACACCCACCAAATAGAAAGTATGGAGACATTATTTCGCTAACTATTTATCCAAACCAAAACGATGAGTGGAGGCGAATTTGTTCATAAGCGCTACAATATTGCTAATACGCATCCGGTAATTATATCCAACCACTCTATTGGATAATACAAAATTCGATTCGAAGAGGGGAGAGATTTATCCAGTTTCAATATAAACTTCCGGTTATGTCCGGTCCCCGAGTAGCGGAGCTGTTAAATCACCTTGCACACAGAGGAGATGTCCTGAAGAGTCTAGAAGAAGGACACTCTGACAGCCGTGAAATTGCAAATAAAGCCGATAAATCTCGGTCTTCGGTTGATCGAGATATTCGTCTTCTCAAAGATGATGGTTACGTAAAAGAGTATGTCGGTGATTATCAGCTAACGCAGTTTGGTAGATTTGCCCTCCAGGTATACCAATTGGCTGAACGCCTGGCCTATGCTGAACCTATTGGTCAGTATCTCCCGCCTGAGGCTCCGTTTGCTCTTCTGAAGGATGCTGAAGTCCGGGAAGCAAGCGGGACGCTTCCACAACGACCTATCGACCATGTAGCTGAACTCATTAGAGAAGCACAGGTAGTCAAAATCGTTGCGCCTGTTGTCTATCCCTCTATCACTACCGAACTTGTCTCACGGCTCCAAGATGGAGGAATAACTGTAGAGATTCTTATGACCGAGGACGTGCAAAATGAACTTTGGACCACATTCCCTGATGAGATGAAAGCGTGCATGAAGAGTGATTCCTGTACGCTTCAACGAACTAATAATGAATTGCCGTTTGGGATGGTAATCCTCGAGGACAAAACCCTGTGTCTGGGCGTATATGATGATTCTATGCGATTGCTTGGGACAATTACGACCCGTTCAGAGGATGCTGTAGAATGGGGAATCAGCACCTATCGCAAGCACCGAAAAGAGAGTGAGGAGATATTCTATCGCGGAGGAAGCCACAATTCGAGTAAAATATCTACTAGATAATATTGCTCAATCACAATCATGTTGCTGAATCCGCTCTGGGAGTCCGACTTTCCCACAGACGGGACACTCCCGCAGTGGTGTCGGCGGCAGGTCGTTCCAGGCATCCAGAGCAGCCGTTAACTGTGCTTCGACGATTGGTGAGTCGGTCGTGCGGCGGGCTTCGCGGAGGTGAATGCGAAGCCGTTCACGGGCCGTGAGGGTACGTTCTCCGGACATGGGTCTCGGGGGCACGTCTTGGTGTGCCCTCCGCCCCTCTGGGGGCAGACAAACACACTGTCTCGCGACAGCGGGCTTGCCCCTCGGGACACCACCTCCAAAGCTGTGGTCCCGGTTGTGGCTGCCGGCCGACCGCAGGGAGGCCGGGAGCGGAGGGTGGGGCGGTGGGGCTTGGGCTGGTCTGGCAGTAGAATATCAACTGGTCGCTACCTACCCTATCGGTATTCAGTCAGCTACACGTTCGACGGCCGTCTGATACGAAATTCACCGTGTATCAAGGCGAAGCGGTGAGGCCCGCTCCCAGAGATGATGATGCTCGACACACACCGTAATGAGGTTGTCCAGACGGTTGGCCCGCTCGAAGTTGACCTCATTCTCGACATCGCCGAACGCACTTAGTGGCCGAATGTGGTGCACGTGAAGCCCTCTCGTGAACTCCTCTCGGTGCGCCTCTTGCGTCCACTCACAATCCGGCGTCTGGCAGGTGTAGTTATCGCGTTCGAGTGCTTTCTGTCGTTGCTCCTCCCAGTTGTCCCCGTATTCCCGCCACTCGTGGGCTGGCTGTTCCTTCCAGTTGTAGTTATCTGGGCCAGATGGGCGACCAACCGGCTCGTACCCAGCCGCCCGAATTGCAGCTTGCCAGCCCTCCCAGCGGTTAAAATAGGGCCGACGCGAAAACTCACCGTGGTCATTCATCTCCTGCGCTGTGGGGGCCTTCCCTAACTCGTCGACAAGCCGGTGAATCTCTTCGAGTAACGCTTCATCAGTAATGCGATGGCGCTTGTGAGGGTCGTATCCAGCTGCCTCCAACGCCTCGTTCCAACTTCCAAAGCGATCCTGCGCGATTGTGACCGTGAATTTCCCCTTCGAGCGCATTTCGGACGCCGTTGGCGGGGTACCGGTCTCCGTTGCAAGCCGACTGATTTCGTCAAGGATTGCGTCCTCGGAAATCCGGTGTTGCTTTACCGGCTCATATCCCGCGGACTGGAGCGCCTCCGTCCAGCTGCCAAACCGGTTTTCGTACGTCCCAGCTGAATACGCTCCAACTGTATCCATTTCTGTGGTCGTCGGTGAACGACCGAACTCGTCTACTAGACGATCTATTTCAGCCAATAATTGTGCTTCGGAGATTCGACGACTATGGCTACTGCTGTGGCCACCTAGCACGTCCTTGGTGTCAAAGGACTCACCACAGACATCGCAGGTTAGATCACGATTACCCGTCATTTGTACTACCCGGAGCGCTCGTGCGCCCGCACCCCTCTAGGGGCCCGATAAACCCGCTTGGATCGCGCCCCCATTCCCCCGCTTTGTCGGATGAATGTTGGACCGGTGAATGAGGTCGTGGCTGCGCGCGCAGCGAAGCGAGCACGGAGCGGAGGGTGGGGCGGCGGGGTCTGGGTCGGTCCGGCACGTAGCAAAAAAGAAGGCCGCGCACGCTGGCTACGCTTCCCACCACCGACCGCGCTCGGGGAAGTGAACGGTGCTCCACCCGGTTAGAGCCACGGAGACGCGCCCATTGTACCAGTTCTTCGCCGCTCCGTGAATCCGCACGCGCTCGCCCTCTTCGATCCAGGGTTGGTCACTCGCAACCCATGACGTCACCTTCGTTTTCCCACTGTCGTCCGCGATTAGCCCGACTTGCGCGATGGCCGGCGAGTCCGCATCCCAGAGCACCTCGACTCGGCCCTCGATGCTCACCTCTTTGCGATTGACGTTCTCGAGCTTCCCAATGGGAATCACCGTCCCAGGTGCCGTCTGCAACTCCTCGAACACCCCGACGACCGCACTCGTCAGGTCTTTCCCACCGACGACGGCTTCACCCAGCCGCCGACCAATCGCTGCTCGCGACCAGCCATCCAGTTTCTTCGCCAGCCGCATCGACTGCTTGTTCACCGCCGCTAACTGCTCCTGCGTGAGTTCTGCACGAGGATCGCCTCGCTCCGGGTCAGCCATCGGATTCACGCTCGCCGCCCGCTTCTGGAACTCCACACGCCGCTCAGCGCTCCGCTTCGCTGCGATATCTCGCGTCCGCTTCGCGCGTCCCTCCTGCTGACTGAGTTCAGCCTGGGCACTGATGTGCTCCAACTCGGCCTCCCGCGCCTCGATGCGTTCCTCCTGTTCGAGGGTCTTCCCGAACATGTGATCCGGGCCTTCCTCGACCCGCGCGTCAGGATGGTTGGAATCGACTTTCGCCTGCACTTCCATGTCGACCGTTGCCCGGAACTCCGGCGTCTCGTCGACGACCGGGAACCCGTCTTCATCGACCGTCTGACCGCCCGCTTTCTCGAATGCCTGTTCATCCACCGTAACGACCTTGCTACTAGAGCTGTTACTTGACATTGGTCTCACCAAAGACCGAAGGCGCGTACGCGCCGACACCGCGATGCTGCTACATCGCGGTTTTCCGACGACACCGACCGACAGAACCATCTGCGCGCTCTCGCTCGCGCCTTCGCGAGCGCCCCCTTGGGCGCGAGCGAGAGCGCGCCTGCATGAGGTGGCCCCAACCAGCACCGCGCGCCGACCCGCCCGGAGCGAGCGGCCAGCGCATTCCCCGTTCGCCGCGACGCAACCACGTCCGTCGCGGTCGGCGCAGCCGAGGTCCGGAGGACCCGAACGGGTGAAGCGCTGGCGTCGAGACCAGATTCATTTTAGCCCGGAACGGGCGCGGGCGGTGCGGAGAGCGCCCGCACGCCCGGAATGGTCGGTCGCGAGCGACGCGGAGGGCGGAACGCGGCGAGCGGTGCGAGCCGGGACGTACACACCAGCCAACCGATGGAGAGCGCTTACCCAGCAACAGAACCGGGGCGGGACTGAAAGGGGCCGACCGCTCGTCGTGCCCCGGCGACGCAAGCACCGCAGGGACGAGGCGCGCAGCGAGTCGCGACCGGCGAGCGGTCGGGGGCTTTCGAGGTGACCGCACCTGTCGCTAGAAGCTGGTTGTCCTTCTAGAGGACCTATGACGGGACCTTCGGGACGTCACTGCGACTCCCCGAAACGTATGATGGTTCCAGCACCATTAAGCAGCGTATCCGTACTGCCCTCCACTGCTGTGGCGATCACTACGACGGTGGTGCTATTCCTCGAAGTCCTCAGGCAGGGCTGCAGTCACGCTGTCGACCGGCGCGTAGTAATTCCGCTCCTCAATCCACGTCGTAAGCCACTCATCCGCCGTCTCGACGGTCAGTTCCTTGAGAACAACGCCGCGAACCAGCAAGCCGATCGACCCGGTGAGCGCTATGTCGTACTCGGCCGCGAGCGCTCGGGCGGGCCCGTCATCCGTCACGAGCGTCCCATCAGCCGTGTGCGCAGCCACCAGGGCTTCGGCTTCGCCGGGATCGAGACGGGTCTGCACCGTCGGATAGTCCTGCTGGAGCTGCTCCGGTGCCGTCTCCACAATCCCGATCCGCCCCGACTCAAGACCATCGAGGGCGTGCTCTAGATACGCGTAGCCGACCTCACGGCCCTGCTCCAGTTCGGTTCGGACCGCGGGAACTGTCCAGAGGTCATCAAGCGTCGTCGTGAGCCAGGTGACGGAATCAGTGCTCGCGTAGTTACTGAGCACTGTTGCGTCGAGGACAACAGGCCGCGAAACCGGCTCGCTCATTCAAGGTCGAGCGCCACATCGACTTCGTCTTCGAGTTCGTCCATGGACTGCGGGCCGAGCTGCAGCTCAACACCGGCCTCCTGAAGGAGTTCCTCCATCTCCCAGCGAGTCACGCCGGTCCGCTCGGCGGCCTTGCCGAGCGAGATCTCGCTGAGGACGTAGAGCCCGATCGTGGTCGCGAGCTCCTGTTTGTCCTCGACAGCGTTACGGCGGCGATCAGTAGCCATGGGGTCTACCTGAATAAAGGGGCGGTGGACTCATTAATGTGTCTCCAAGGAGGAGTCGGTCGCGAGCGACGCGGAGATCTGGATGGACCGTCCTAATGTGGTTGAAAAAGGAGGGATGGTCAGTACAACGCCGGGTCTTGTTTTCCGCGTTACCACGGGATTATTTGCGTTCTGACGCTTGGATGCGTCCGACCACGACCTTTCCCATTGGCCACGACCAGATGACCACGAGCAGGCCGATCTCCGCTGCCGTCGGCAACCCACGTGGAAGCAACACGAGCCCGATGAGTATGATGCCCGCCATAATGATGAAAAACCGCATATCGTTCTCCACCAGCTCTTGGGCTACGCGGGTCTGCTTTATCACCAGACCCACAATGGTTACAATAGCGCCTCCAATGACCCCAATTATTAATATAGTTCCATCGAGACTGGCGGGGAGACGGCCTCCCCAGAACTCGAACCACACCAGTAGAGTGAGGAGGGCTGAAACGAGGAGATCTGGTGCGATAGATCGGTTCAATTTCATCGGTCCATCAGCGCCCGGATCATTTCCTCCATTTGTTCAAGTACATCCCGTTCGGAGCTGGAGACCCGCTTAGGTATGAGGTAGTTCACATCGAGGTTTGAGAGTGTCTGGAACACTTGTATCGAGTCAAACTCTCGATCACACAGCACTGTCTCGATTGGAACATGCTCTTTCGCTCGTCGAACGAGCCGTCGCACAGTACGATGGATCTGATTCGACGGGTTCTCATCCCACTCAGAGCTCTCTCGAACCGGCTCGACAGCCAAAATCAGCGGGATGTTCTGCCCGATGATCGACAGCGTCGCAAATTTGAACGCTCGACCGTCCCTGTCTTTCGTCCCGCTGACCATCGACATCTCCTCGACATCTCCATAATAGGGAATG contains:
- a CDS encoding homing endonuclease associated repeat-containing protein; this translates as MTGNRDLTCDVCGESFDTKDVLGGHSSSHSRRISEAQLLAEIDRLVDEFGRSPTTTEMDTVGAYSAGTYENRFGSWTEALQSAGYEPVKQHRISEDAILDEISRLATETGTPPTASEMRSKGKFTVTIAQDRFGSWNEALEAAGYDPHKRHRITDEALLEEIHRLVDELGKAPTAQEMNDHGEFSRRPYFNRWEGWQAAIRAAGYEPVGRPSGPDNYNWKEQPAHEWREYGDNWEEQRQKALERDNYTCQTPDCEWTQEAHREEFTRGLHVHHIRPLSAFGDVENEVNFERANRLDNLITVCVEHHHLWERASPLRLDTR
- a CDS encoding UPF0175 family protein — translated: MATDRRRNAVEDKQELATTIGLYVLSEISLGKAAERTGVTRWEMEELLQEAGVELQLGPQSMDELEDEVDVALDLE
- a CDS encoding helix-turn-helix transcriptional regulator gives rise to the protein MSGPRVAELLNHLAHRGDVLKSLEEGHSDSREIANKADKSRSSVDRDIRLLKDDGYVKEYVGDYQLTQFGRFALQVYQLAERLAYAEPIGQYLPPEAPFALLKDAEVREASGTLPQRPIDHVAELIREAQVVKIVAPVVYPSITTELVSRLQDGGITVEILMTEDVQNELWTTFPDEMKACMKSDSCTLQRTNNELPFGMVILEDKTLCLGVYDDSMRLLGTITTRSEDAVEWGISTYRKHRKESEEIFYRGGSHNSSKISTR
- a CDS encoding SOSS complex subunit B family protein, with the translated sequence MSSNSSSSKVVTVDEQAFEKAGGQTVDEDGFPVVDETPEFRATVDMEVQAKVDSNHPDARVEEGPDHMFGKTLEQEERIEAREAELEHISAQAELSQQEGRAKRTRDIAAKRSAERRVEFQKRAASVNPMADPERGDPRAELTQEQLAAVNKQSMRLAKKLDGWSRAAIGRRLGEAVVGGKDLTSAVVGVFEELQTAPGTVIPIGKLENVNRKEVSIEGRVEVLWDADSPAIAQVGLIADDSGKTKVTSWVASDQPWIEEGERVRIHGAAKNWYNGRVSVALTGWSTVHFPERGRWWEA